In Rhizobium jaguaris, a single window of DNA contains:
- a CDS encoding sugar kinase, producing the protein MKKIVSAGEIVVEIMADQLGQSLAEPGLLHGPFPSGAPAIFIAQAARLGQPAGLISAVGEDDFGQMNIDRLRDWGADVSAVTVHKGQATGTAFVAYRTDGSRHFVFNIRHSAAGLMEIGHAAQALLNSADHFHVMGSSLFCEKAIAVILAGIETIKRRGGTVSFDPNIRKEMIELPGMREALNQVLARTDLFLPSGEELLIFTTAEDEASAVAEMLGRGISAVIVKKGSEGAVYYEQHRRVTAAGFSVQEVDPTGAGDCFGAGFVSLWLRGAPPEEALRFACACGALAVTRKGPMEGIATFDEVQAFISDATEGSSS; encoded by the coding sequence ATGAAGAAGATCGTCAGTGCCGGGGAGATCGTTGTCGAAATCATGGCAGATCAGCTCGGTCAGAGCTTGGCCGAGCCTGGGCTGCTTCACGGGCCATTTCCATCGGGCGCACCGGCTATTTTTATCGCTCAAGCTGCGCGACTGGGGCAGCCGGCGGGTTTGATCAGCGCTGTTGGCGAAGACGATTTCGGTCAGATGAACATAGACAGACTGCGCGATTGGGGCGCCGACGTCTCCGCTGTCACGGTTCACAAAGGGCAAGCGACCGGCACGGCCTTTGTGGCCTATCGGACAGATGGCTCACGCCACTTCGTCTTCAATATCAGGCATAGTGCGGCGGGATTGATGGAGATCGGCCACGCAGCGCAAGCCTTGCTGAACAGTGCCGATCACTTTCATGTCATGGGCTCTTCCCTGTTTTGCGAAAAGGCAATCGCCGTCATTCTTGCAGGAATCGAGACGATCAAACGCCGTGGCGGCACCGTTTCCTTCGATCCGAATATACGAAAAGAGATGATCGAATTGCCTGGCATGCGCGAGGCGCTGAACCAGGTTCTGGCTCGAACCGACCTCTTCCTACCCAGCGGTGAGGAGCTCTTAATCTTCACCACGGCCGAAGACGAGGCATCCGCGGTCGCCGAGATGCTTGGGCGCGGCATATCGGCAGTCATCGTTAAAAAGGGATCGGAGGGTGCCGTTTACTACGAGCAGCATCGTCGGGTCACCGCCGCCGGTTTCTCCGTCCAGGAGGTCGATCCGACGGGGGCGGGCGATTGCTTTGGCGCAGGCTTCGTCTCCCTTTGGCTACGGGGCGCGCCGCCAGAGGAAGCATTGAGGTTTGCCTGCGCCTGCGGCGCCCTGGCTGTGACACGCAAGGGACCGATGGAGGGAATAGCCACCTTTGACGAAGTACAGGCTTTTATTTCCGATGCGACGGAGGGCTCATCGTCATGA
- a CDS encoding D-tagatose-bisphosphate aldolase, class II, non-catalytic subunit produces the protein MSAAAKRLASMPNNRGFGRPSGITSVCSAHPVVIEAALIHGRGRNTNVLIEATCNQVNQDGGYTGMTPAAFRAFVEKIAAKVDFPLDQLILGGDHLGPNPWKHLAAGEAMRKASEMIDAYAAAGFTKLHLDTSMACAGDPQAVPNETIASRAAQLAAVSEARVRQIGTQAPSYIIGTEVPVPGGAVEALDHLHITTPADARETVELHRAAFSRLGLDEAFARAIGIVVQPGVEFGNAEVIAYKREAAAELVATLSDIPQFVFEAHSTDYQSQQALTDLVGDGFAILKVGPWLTFALREALYGLSAIAGILVPNAIRESLPAAMERAMLSSPDHWQKYYPGDAHQQHAQRHYSFSDRIRYYWAAPAAQNAVNELMSALQGLTIPRPLISQHLGQLEPMVASGSLAPQADAIVLGSVIRVLDIYAEAINSAQQS, from the coding sequence ATGAGCGCCGCGGCGAAACGGCTGGCAAGCATGCCGAATAACCGTGGCTTCGGTCGGCCATCCGGCATCACCTCCGTCTGTTCTGCCCACCCCGTGGTGATCGAGGCGGCGCTGATCCACGGCAGGGGCCGGAATACCAATGTGCTGATCGAAGCGACCTGCAATCAGGTCAATCAGGATGGTGGCTATACCGGCATGACGCCCGCTGCTTTTCGCGCCTTCGTCGAAAAGATCGCGGCAAAAGTCGATTTTCCCCTGGATCAACTCATTCTCGGCGGCGATCATCTTGGGCCAAATCCCTGGAAGCACCTGGCCGCCGGCGAGGCTATGCGCAAAGCCAGCGAAATGATTGATGCCTATGCAGCCGCGGGCTTCACCAAACTCCATCTCGATACAAGCATGGCCTGCGCAGGCGATCCTCAGGCCGTTCCCAATGAGACGATTGCATCCCGCGCAGCCCAATTGGCTGCGGTGTCGGAAGCAAGGGTGCGCCAAATCGGAACGCAGGCTCCAAGCTACATCATCGGCACTGAGGTTCCTGTTCCGGGCGGCGCGGTCGAAGCACTCGACCATTTGCATATTACGACCCCCGCGGACGCCCGTGAAACCGTGGAACTTCACCGCGCTGCCTTCTCCCGGCTCGGGCTCGACGAGGCTTTCGCACGCGCGATCGGCATCGTCGTCCAACCGGGCGTGGAGTTCGGAAATGCGGAGGTCATTGCCTATAAGCGCGAAGCAGCGGCCGAGCTCGTCGCCACATTGAGCGACATACCGCAATTTGTTTTCGAGGCCCATTCGACGGACTACCAGAGCCAGCAAGCACTTACCGACCTCGTCGGCGACGGATTTGCGATCTTGAAAGTCGGTCCCTGGTTGACGTTCGCTCTGCGCGAGGCCCTGTATGGGCTGAGCGCTATTGCCGGGATCCTGGTGCCGAACGCGATCCGCGAAAGCCTGCCCGCCGCGATGGAGCGAGCCATGCTCTCGTCGCCGGATCACTGGCAGAAATATTATCCGGGAGACGCGCATCAACAACATGCCCAGCGGCATTACTCGTTCAGCGACCGTATCCGTTATTATTGGGCAGCGCCCGCCGCGCAAAATGCAGTGAACGAACTTATGTCGGCCCTTCAGGGGCTGACAATTCCGCGCCCATTGATCAGTCAGCATCTCGGCCAGCTGGAGCCGATGGTCGCATCTGGATCTTTGGCGCCACAGGCAGACGCTATCGTCCTCGGCAGTGTCATTCGCGTGCTCGATATCTACGCGGAGGCTATCAATTCTGCTCAACAAAGCTAG
- a CDS encoding HAD-IA family hydrolase, with translation MTTPLSGGFDRSRTDFYPDRSFGAFLFDMDGTVLNSIAVAERVWTAWALRHNVDVESLLATVHGRKAAETISRLGLPGIDPAEEMRLLTLAEIADVAGIEPIAGAGRFLEALPRDRWAIVTSAPRDLAVVRLKAAGLPWPPLLIAGEDVENGKPAPDCFLLAAERLDQPIEECLVFEDAPAGIEAAEAAGAAVIVISATHRTLLQTPHPSVADYDDIVADITRAGSLQILWKRR, from the coding sequence GTGACGACCCCGCTGTCAGGGGGGTTCGATCGGTCACGCACTGATTTCTACCCCGACCGATCCTTCGGCGCCTTCCTGTTCGACATGGATGGAACTGTCTTGAATTCGATCGCGGTGGCCGAGCGGGTTTGGACGGCATGGGCTTTGCGGCACAACGTCGATGTCGAGAGCTTGCTGGCGACGGTTCACGGGAGAAAGGCAGCCGAAACCATCTCGCGGCTTGGGCTGCCTGGGATCGATCCGGCCGAAGAAATGCGGCTTCTCACATTGGCCGAAATCGCTGACGTGGCAGGCATCGAGCCTATAGCAGGAGCGGGCCGCTTCCTGGAGGCTTTGCCCAGGGACCGCTGGGCGATCGTAACATCGGCGCCGCGAGACCTGGCGGTTGTCCGCCTCAAAGCCGCGGGCCTTCCCTGGCCGCCACTCTTGATTGCCGGCGAGGATGTTGAGAACGGCAAACCGGCACCGGACTGCTTTTTATTGGCCGCCGAGAGATTGGACCAGCCGATAGAGGAATGTCTTGTCTTCGAGGATGCTCCAGCGGGAATAGAAGCCGCGGAAGCGGCTGGCGCTGCGGTGATAGTGATCAGTGCGACCCATCGGACCCTGCTGCAGACGCCGCATCCGAGCGTTGCGGACTATGATGACATCGTCGCAGACATCACGCGTGCCGGGTCCCTTCAGATCTTGTGGAAGCGGCGTTAG
- a CDS encoding sugar-binding transcriptional regulator yields the protein MVAKLHYESDMSQVDIAKKLGLSTATVSRLLQKARSAGIVRIEVIDLSPSEDLSAALVDGLKLRTAAVIDTPSSNVLAALAPPVGSMLQQAGLRSGSTLGIGWGRAVREVTLAGLPRLPGIVTTALNGGMQQAAPHFQINEFVRLAAEQMGGIPHFLHAPYISSSELRDAFLADPTVQQVTSLWDKLDAAIVGVGLTHAANPSEATAALPGEKALSHAAGDVLRHYVTEAGEILHWDGEERMIAASPQQLRQVPLCIAVAATPAKAAGIIGAARSGMINALVTDANTAQAVLDRLSAHKSEETS from the coding sequence ATGGTTGCAAAGCTGCATTACGAGTCCGACATGTCGCAGGTCGACATCGCTAAAAAGCTGGGACTATCAACGGCTACGGTTTCGCGATTGCTCCAAAAAGCCCGCTCGGCAGGGATCGTTCGGATCGAGGTGATCGATCTCTCCCCGTCGGAGGATTTGAGTGCGGCGCTGGTTGACGGCCTGAAATTGCGTACGGCAGCCGTAATCGACACCCCGTCGTCCAATGTCCTCGCTGCGCTTGCTCCGCCGGTCGGGTCCATGCTCCAACAAGCGGGCCTGCGATCGGGTTCGACACTTGGCATCGGCTGGGGACGTGCCGTTCGGGAAGTTACGCTTGCGGGCTTGCCGCGGTTGCCCGGCATCGTGACTACCGCCCTCAACGGCGGAATGCAGCAGGCAGCGCCGCATTTCCAAATCAACGAATTCGTGCGCCTGGCAGCAGAGCAAATGGGCGGTATCCCGCATTTCCTGCACGCCCCCTACATTTCGTCATCGGAACTGCGCGATGCTTTCCTCGCCGATCCCACCGTGCAGCAGGTGACCTCGCTCTGGGACAAGCTGGACGCCGCGATCGTTGGTGTAGGTCTGACACACGCTGCAAATCCGTCCGAAGCGACGGCAGCGCTTCCGGGAGAGAAAGCCCTAAGCCATGCCGCGGGCGATGTTCTGCGCCACTATGTGACTGAGGCCGGCGAAATCCTTCATTGGGATGGTGAGGAGCGTATGATCGCCGCGTCTCCGCAGCAATTGCGGCAGGTTCCCTTGTGCATCGCGGTCGCCGCAACGCCAGCCAAGGCGGCCGGCATCATCGGCGCAGCCCGGTCAGGCATGATCAATGCCCTTGTAACGGACGCCAACACGGCGCAGGCCGTTCTCGATCGCCTGTCCGCCCACAAGAGCGAGGAAACATCGTGA
- a CDS encoding tagatose-bisphosphate aldolase, translated as MSRLTTAEMRGYQQICGNDGAMMVIACDQRGGMRSLLAKDPEAQAAISDKTLGDTKADIARFLASQASCVLVDPICAVPALVDDRIIQRDTALLIGLDASGWDTSPEGYRLSKLVPGISARSVRQLGATGGKIMVYLRSDREEANTHNIKILRQCIDDFAREDLLLVVEFLTYRFDDEDEAEYKTMLPSLVIGGSRICLDCGAKVLKIPYPGTAEACAEVTRLAGDVPWAVLSAGVDHSTFLKQVEDAMRNGASGVIAGRSLWKDCISLDRSVTKDRLQSVAVPRLREIQAVISAHFKGVKSEGIDQGQKADA; from the coding sequence ATGTCCAGATTGACGACAGCCGAAATGCGAGGTTACCAGCAGATTTGCGGTAATGACGGAGCAATGATGGTTATCGCCTGCGATCAACGCGGCGGCATGCGCAGTTTGCTTGCAAAGGATCCGGAGGCGCAAGCAGCTATCTCCGACAAGACGCTCGGCGACACGAAGGCTGACATCGCCAGATTTCTGGCAAGCCAGGCATCCTGTGTGCTGGTCGATCCGATCTGTGCTGTTCCGGCTTTGGTCGATGACCGCATCATCCAACGTGATACAGCGCTTCTGATCGGCCTGGATGCGTCAGGATGGGATACGTCGCCGGAAGGATATCGCCTATCCAAGCTGGTTCCCGGCATATCGGCCCGCAGCGTCCGCCAACTCGGCGCCACCGGCGGCAAGATCATGGTCTATCTCCGCTCAGACAGGGAAGAGGCGAATACTCACAACATCAAAATCCTGCGCCAGTGCATCGACGACTTTGCACGCGAGGACCTGCTGCTCGTCGTCGAGTTCCTGACCTACAGATTTGATGACGAAGACGAGGCGGAGTATAAGACAATGCTGCCGTCGCTGGTCATCGGAGGAAGCAGGATTTGCCTGGATTGCGGCGCGAAGGTGCTGAAGATTCCCTATCCTGGAACTGCCGAGGCCTGCGCGGAAGTCACGAGGCTTGCAGGAGACGTGCCGTGGGCGGTTTTGTCCGCCGGCGTCGACCACTCGACGTTCCTGAAGCAGGTTGAAGATGCCATGCGCAATGGAGCATCCGGCGTCATCGCAGGCCGGTCACTATGGAAAGACTGCATTTCGCTCGACCGTTCCGTGACGAAGGACCGATTGCAGTCGGTGGCGGTTCCGCGGCTTCGCGAAATTCAAGCGGTGATATCAGCCCATTTCAAAGGCGTTAAGTCCGAAGGTATTGACCAGGGACAGAAAGCAGATGCCTGA
- a CDS encoding ROK family protein: MPDIAIGVDIGGTNIRAALVSSRGELLSKLSEQTPTDPLQVVERVRAMVTQFDVAGIDGIGVGIPGRVDIANRTVLSGGILNLAGIDFADRLEAGLGKKIVLDNDCSMALIAEMSIGAARGYQSVAMLTIGTGIGGAVANNGRIYHGHMTAGQLGHISVLQDGPLCACGRRGCVETFSSGTALRRHMKAAGLPAVSVGEVFEMASRGNAAAGAVLQAWACPLRMALDNIAATMDPEIIVLGGGLGSDATRALADLPAIAPWFRPTIVPAKLGDDAGVIGAGLSTFAGSDSSAEKRVVLVNGVPASGKSRLAKLLSQGTGWPVLSLDGIKNPFLEHIGGVDRDFNRTLGKASYQAIWSFIREAPAGSTFIVDAWFGFQPKAVLEAYIKNAGVDRVAELWCKIPGVIAGERYASRLKNRLPGHPGAEYVPELVALADRAEPMGCGAVMTVDQTKEPDMANVTAWISKVFDQA, encoded by the coding sequence ATGCCTGACATAGCCATTGGCGTGGATATTGGCGGTACGAACATCCGTGCCGCGCTCGTCTCCAGTCGAGGCGAGCTTCTCAGCAAGCTATCGGAACAAACTCCGACCGATCCCTTGCAGGTTGTCGAGCGCGTCAGGGCAATGGTGACGCAATTCGACGTGGCTGGAATTGACGGGATCGGCGTTGGCATCCCCGGCCGCGTCGACATCGCAAATCGCACGGTTCTATCCGGCGGCATCCTAAACCTGGCCGGCATTGATTTCGCCGATCGGCTGGAGGCCGGTCTCGGCAAGAAGATTGTCCTCGATAACGATTGCAGCATGGCGCTCATAGCCGAAATGAGCATCGGTGCTGCCAGGGGTTACCAAAGCGTCGCGATGCTGACCATAGGAACAGGTATTGGCGGCGCGGTTGCCAATAACGGCCGAATTTATCACGGCCATATGACGGCCGGGCAGCTCGGCCATATCTCCGTGCTGCAGGACGGTCCGTTATGCGCGTGTGGAAGACGTGGCTGCGTGGAGACCTTCAGCTCGGGAACGGCGTTGCGCCGGCATATGAAAGCAGCCGGGCTCCCGGCCGTATCCGTTGGTGAGGTGTTTGAAATGGCCTCGCGCGGAAATGCGGCCGCCGGGGCGGTGTTGCAGGCATGGGCGTGCCCTTTGCGTATGGCGCTCGACAACATCGCAGCAACGATGGATCCGGAAATCATTGTATTGGGAGGTGGCCTCGGTTCCGACGCGACGCGAGCGCTCGCCGATCTTCCGGCGATAGCACCGTGGTTTCGGCCAACGATAGTGCCGGCGAAACTCGGAGATGACGCCGGGGTGATTGGGGCGGGCCTTTCGACATTCGCGGGCTCCGACAGCTCTGCCGAAAAGCGCGTTGTGCTCGTCAACGGCGTGCCGGCATCGGGAAAAAGCCGTCTCGCAAAATTGTTGTCGCAGGGGACCGGATGGCCGGTCCTTTCCCTCGATGGTATCAAGAACCCCTTCTTGGAGCACATCGGCGGCGTGGACCGGGATTTCAACCGGACATTGGGAAAAGCAAGCTACCAGGCGATCTGGTCGTTTATTCGTGAGGCGCCGGCCGGATCGACATTCATCGTCGATGCATGGTTTGGGTTTCAGCCAAAAGCCGTGCTCGAAGCCTATATCAAAAATGCTGGTGTCGATCGCGTCGCCGAGCTTTGGTGCAAGATCCCTGGCGTCATAGCCGGAGAACGATATGCCAGTCGTCTGAAGAACAGGCTGCCAGGCCATCCGGGGGCCGAATATGTTCCGGAACTGGTGGCGCTCGCCGATCGCGCAGAACCCATGGGATGTGGTGCAGTGATGACAGTCGATCAGACAAAGGAACCCGACATGGCGAATGTGACGGCCTGGATTTCAAAGGTATTTGACCAGGCATGA
- a CDS encoding substrate-binding domain-containing protein, which produces MERRSFLKATAVATLATGVSAVAGSVKAQDKKFTIALIPGLTTDAFYITMRKGAEAAAKAVGAELVFQGAPDFNPVTQVPVLDAIIAKKPDAILIAPTDKDQLIQPLKKAADAGIPVITVDTFIGTGVYQTGKGDADFPLSYIASDNLLGGAIAARALAKAIGEKGKVYVSNVKPGISTTDQREQGFKDEMKKYPNITVLETQYNDDDANKAASQLQAVYARNSDLDGVFGANLFSALGAANGVQQAGQTGKIRVVAFDAPTSIVDNINSGLVDLAIAQHPSEIGYFGVMAAYAHLTGNSIPTAIGTGFTVIDKSNVTDKNVAKFIYSD; this is translated from the coding sequence ATGGAGCGTCGCTCATTTCTAAAAGCCACCGCTGTGGCAACACTTGCCACTGGCGTGTCGGCTGTTGCCGGAAGCGTCAAGGCACAAGACAAGAAATTCACCATCGCCTTGATTCCAGGCCTGACTACAGACGCCTTCTACATCACCATGCGCAAGGGTGCCGAAGCGGCTGCCAAGGCCGTAGGTGCGGAGCTTGTGTTCCAAGGGGCGCCTGACTTCAATCCGGTCACGCAGGTTCCGGTTCTCGACGCTATCATTGCGAAGAAGCCTGATGCGATCCTGATTGCGCCGACCGACAAGGATCAGCTTATCCAGCCCCTGAAGAAGGCTGCGGATGCAGGCATTCCGGTCATCACCGTCGATACGTTCATCGGCACGGGTGTCTACCAAACCGGCAAAGGCGATGCCGATTTCCCGCTTTCCTATATTGCCTCGGACAATCTGCTCGGGGGCGCGATCGCTGCACGCGCGCTTGCAAAGGCCATCGGCGAAAAAGGCAAAGTCTACGTTTCAAACGTGAAGCCCGGTATCTCGACCACTGACCAGCGCGAGCAGGGTTTCAAGGACGAGATGAAGAAATATCCGAACATCACCGTTCTGGAAACGCAGTACAATGACGATGACGCCAACAAGGCGGCATCCCAACTGCAGGCAGTCTATGCCCGCAATTCGGATCTCGATGGCGTTTTCGGAGCCAATCTGTTTTCCGCTCTCGGCGCTGCGAACGGTGTGCAGCAGGCGGGTCAGACGGGCAAGATCCGCGTCGTCGCCTTCGATGCGCCGACATCGATCGTCGACAACATCAATTCCGGTCTTGTCGATCTTGCGATTGCCCAGCATCCGTCGGAAATCGGCTATTTCGGCGTGATGGCAGCCTATGCGCATCTGACCGGCAACTCTATTCCGACTGCCATCGGTACCGGCTTTACGGTCATCGACAAGTCGAATGTCACCGACAAGAACGTCGCGAAATTCATCTACTCCGATTGA
- a CDS encoding ABC transporter permease subunit — MTIDNIEARKTDQQHVAPQADHGDQAKTIVNRIAQLRAWLFLAALIVIFEIWARIDFGGTFIGSSFNWQSVAVFAVAPLLLAIGQTFVIISGGIDLSTGFIMGFAAVIAAHVTNIAGLYMPLPVAMLLGILVAMLAAVVPGLINGLLISRLKVPPFIGTLGMFGVARGTAFLLAGGTTVPVKNSYFAELGNGRFYGVPYLVIVTIVFVIIMHYLLSQTRFGQHNYAIGANAQAARRAGIDIRTHLLRLYILSAVCAGLGGALYAARFTAGAAQAGEPLLLDSVAAVVIGGASLFGGSGTITGTIAGALVIAVIQYGLVFMNVEPFWQFIAVGIVIIISVLIDQAQRRFSGAKQDE, encoded by the coding sequence ATGACAATCGACAATATTGAGGCCCGCAAAACGGACCAGCAACATGTGGCGCCACAGGCAGACCACGGCGATCAGGCAAAGACCATTGTCAACCGCATCGCACAATTGCGTGCGTGGCTTTTCCTTGCCGCGCTGATCGTGATTTTCGAGATCTGGGCGCGCATCGATTTCGGCGGTACCTTCATCGGCTCATCGTTCAACTGGCAATCGGTTGCGGTTTTTGCCGTTGCGCCGCTCCTGCTTGCCATCGGCCAGACCTTCGTCATCATATCAGGCGGCATCGACCTTTCGACCGGCTTCATCATGGGTTTCGCGGCGGTCATTGCCGCGCACGTCACCAATATCGCCGGTCTTTATATGCCGCTGCCGGTGGCAATGCTTCTCGGAATTCTCGTCGCAATGCTTGCCGCCGTCGTGCCCGGTCTCATCAACGGCCTGCTGATTTCCCGCCTGAAGGTCCCGCCCTTCATCGGCACGCTCGGCATGTTCGGTGTCGCCCGCGGCACCGCATTTCTTCTCGCCGGCGGCACGACGGTGCCCGTCAAGAATTCCTATTTCGCCGAGCTTGGTAACGGCCGCTTTTACGGCGTGCCCTATCTCGTTATTGTCACCATCGTCTTTGTTATCATCATGCATTACCTGCTGAGCCAAACACGCTTTGGCCAGCACAATTATGCGATCGGCGCCAACGCACAGGCCGCGCGACGGGCCGGCATCGATATAAGAACCCACCTCCTGCGGCTCTACATACTCTCGGCGGTCTGTGCAGGTCTCGGTGGCGCGCTCTATGCCGCCCGCTTCACGGCCGGCGCGGCCCAGGCCGGCGAACCGCTGCTGCTCGATAGCGTGGCCGCAGTCGTCATCGGCGGTGCCAGCCTGTTCGGCGGTTCGGGCACGATCACGGGCACCATCGCCGGGGCGCTGGTCATCGCCGTCATTCAGTACGGCTTGGTTTTCATGAATGTCGAGCCTTTCTGGCAGTTCATCGCCGTCGGCATCGTCATCATCATCTCGGTGCTCATCGATCAGGCACAGCGCCGGTTCAGCGGAGCAAAACAGGATGAATAG
- a CDS encoding ATP-binding cassette domain-containing protein, which produces MNSEMPLLEVRNLSRYFGAVRALDNCSMTVHPGEVVALAGDNGAGKTTMIKAISGVYPPTAGEILIEGKPVTFSSPQDAREKGIETIYQDLALADNLTIGANIFLGREPMKKLFGFLPVLDRKAMAEAARETMARLDFHVKRLDAPVSNFSGGQRQAVAIGRAVYWNARILIMDEPTAALGVPEQRKVVALIKSLKAQGRGVIFISHNLQDIFAVSDRIIVLRRGIVAGERKISETTHEEIVKLMIGG; this is translated from the coding sequence ATGAATAGCGAAATGCCCCTTCTCGAAGTCCGGAATCTGTCGCGGTATTTCGGAGCTGTACGCGCCCTGGACAATTGCTCCATGACCGTCCACCCCGGCGAGGTTGTCGCGCTGGCGGGAGACAACGGTGCGGGCAAGACGACGATGATCAAGGCGATCTCCGGCGTTTATCCACCAACGGCGGGTGAAATCCTGATCGAAGGAAAGCCTGTCACCTTCTCCTCGCCACAGGATGCGCGGGAAAAAGGGATAGAGACGATCTACCAGGATCTTGCACTTGCAGACAATCTGACGATCGGCGCCAATATCTTCCTCGGCCGCGAACCCATGAAAAAGCTTTTCGGCTTTCTGCCCGTCCTCGACCGAAAGGCGATGGCAGAGGCGGCTCGCGAAACGATGGCGCGGCTTGACTTCCACGTGAAAAGGCTCGATGCGCCGGTCAGCAACTTTTCCGGCGGCCAACGTCAGGCGGTCGCCATCGGCCGCGCGGTCTATTGGAACGCCAGGATCCTGATCATGGACGAGCCGACTGCAGCTCTCGGCGTGCCGGAACAGCGCAAGGTGGTGGCATTGATCAAGTCGCTGAAGGCGCAAGGTCGTGGCGTGATCTTCATCTCTCACAATCTCCAGGACATTTTCGCGGTGTCGGACCGCATCATCGTCCTTCGCCGTGGCATCGTTGCCGGAGAGCGCAAGATCAGCGAAACCACGCACGAGGAAATCGTCAAGCTGATGATTGGCGGCTAA
- a CDS encoding alkene reductase yields the protein MSDIFSPTRLGRAQLSNRLVMAPMTRSRAEQDGSPEELAAEYYSQRATVGLIVTEGTQPSDDGQGYLTTPGIYTDAHVAGWKAVTSAVHAKGGRIYIQLMHAGRMSHPDNTPHHRQGVAPSAIAPGAPMFTATGMKDIPTPRALTTEEVRQTVQDFRFAARRAIEAGADGVEIHGANGYLVQQFFAPNANLRTDEYGGSIQNRARVAIEVASAIAEEIGADRTAIRLSPGTTIGGIDEGAEGPALYRYLVEELDKLGLAYVHVMHTGNEALLADIRKLWHHALILNRPSRPRGEIGTDIASGLADLEAYGQMVLANPDFIDRLKANAPMNEADRSTFFGGNAKGYTDYPALSDAMAVKEAAQ from the coding sequence ATGAGCGACATCTTCAGTCCCACGCGCCTCGGCCGGGCCCAGCTTTCAAACCGCCTGGTCATGGCACCCATGACCCGCTCCCGCGCCGAGCAGGACGGTTCGCCAGAAGAACTGGCCGCCGAGTATTATTCCCAGCGGGCGACCGTTGGCCTCATCGTCACCGAAGGGACGCAGCCGTCCGATGATGGGCAGGGATACCTGACGACGCCGGGCATTTACACGGACGCCCATGTTGCGGGCTGGAAAGCGGTCACCTCCGCCGTCCACGCCAAGGGCGGCCGCATCTACATCCAGCTCATGCATGCCGGGCGCATGTCACATCCCGACAACACGCCGCATCACCGTCAGGGCGTCGCCCCCTCCGCCATCGCGCCTGGCGCTCCGATGTTCACCGCCACGGGCATGAAGGATATCCCAACGCCGCGCGCGCTAACCACCGAGGAGGTCCGCCAGACCGTCCAGGACTTCCGCTTCGCCGCGCGCCGCGCAATCGAGGCCGGAGCAGACGGCGTCGAAATCCACGGGGCAAACGGCTATCTCGTTCAACAGTTCTTCGCCCCCAACGCCAATCTCCGGACGGACGAATATGGCGGCTCGATCCAGAACCGGGCGCGCGTCGCTATCGAGGTGGCCAGCGCGATCGCCGAGGAAATCGGTGCAGACCGCACCGCCATCCGTCTTTCGCCCGGCACCACCATTGGAGGCATCGACGAGGGTGCGGAAGGTCCCGCTCTCTACCGCTATCTCGTCGAGGAACTCGACAAGCTGGGTCTGGCCTATGTCCACGTCATGCACACTGGCAACGAAGCGCTGCTGGCCGACATTCGCAAGCTGTGGCACCATGCACTCATTCTGAACAGGCCCAGTCGCCCGCGCGGTGAAATCGGTACCGATATCGCATCGGGCCTCGCCGATCTGGAGGCCTATGGCCAGATGGTCCTCGCAAACCCGGATTTCATCGACCGCCTCAAGGCCAACGCCCCGATGAACGAGGCCGATCGGAGTACGTTCTTCGGCGGCAACGCGAAGGGCTACACGGATTATCCGGCACTGTCCGACGCTATGGCCGTGAAGGAAGCGGCGCAATAA